The proteins below are encoded in one region of Phycisphaerales bacterium AB-hyl4:
- the ilvN gene encoding acetolactate synthase small subunit — protein sequence MSETSQTWRHVIAALVTNEPGVLAQVAGMFAARGFNIDSLVVGRTDNPELSRMTIVVSGDDAVLEQVRKQLQKLVPVVKVVDYQDTAFVERDLMLVQVAVGDAHKRQEIITIADLFRAKVVDVASDRLMVELAGTEGKIEAFIDLVQPYGIVELARTGIIAMPRGRATSSDRPALAGTARRGKPSEGPADSGVDDADLPPG from the coding sequence ATGAGCGAAACTTCCCAAACGTGGCGTCACGTGATCGCGGCGCTGGTGACCAACGAGCCGGGCGTCTTGGCGCAGGTGGCGGGCATGTTCGCCGCCCGCGGGTTCAATATTGACTCGCTGGTGGTCGGACGAACAGATAACCCCGAACTGTCGCGGATGACGATCGTCGTCAGCGGCGACGACGCCGTGCTCGAGCAGGTGCGCAAGCAGTTGCAGAAGCTCGTGCCGGTGGTGAAAGTGGTCGACTACCAGGACACGGCCTTCGTCGAGCGCGATCTTATGCTGGTGCAGGTCGCGGTGGGCGATGCCCACAAACGGCAGGAGATCATCACCATTGCCGACCTGTTCCGCGCGAAGGTGGTGGACGTGGCGTCCGATCGGCTGATGGTCGAACTGGCGGGCACGGAGGGCAAGATCGAGGCGTTTATTGATCTTGTGCAGCCCTATGGCATTGTGGAACTGGCACGGACGGGCATTATCGCCATGCCGCGCGGCCGGGCGACCTCGTCCGACCGCCCCGCCTTGGCTGGCACGGCCCGCCGCGGCAAGCCCAGCGAAGGCCCGGCCGACAGCGGCGTGGACGACGCCGACCTGCCGCCGGGCTGA
- the panD gene encoding aspartate 1-decarboxylase, with the protein MLRGKIHRATITQCDPDYVGSITIDADLLRASGIRPNEAVLVLDIDNAVRFETYVIKGEPGSGVIGVNGAAAKLVEAGHKIIIVCFGLMQEDALDAHKAKVIICDEHNRVAESLEYGSTLDETLAAIN; encoded by the coding sequence ATGTTACGAGGCAAGATTCACCGGGCGACGATCACCCAGTGTGACCCGGACTACGTCGGCTCGATCACGATCGACGCCGACCTGCTGCGCGCCAGCGGCATCCGCCCCAATGAGGCGGTGCTGGTGTTGGACATCGACAACGCCGTGCGTTTCGAGACGTATGTCATCAAGGGCGAGCCCGGCTCGGGCGTCATCGGCGTCAACGGCGCCGCCGCGAAGCTTGTCGAGGCCGGCCACAAGATCATCATCGTCTGCTTCGGCCTGATGCAGGAAGACGCCCTGGACGCGCACAAGGCAAAGGTCATCATCTGCGACGAGCACAACCGCGTCGCCGAGTCGCTCGAATACGGCAGCACCCTCGACGAAACCCTCGCTGCCATCAACTGA
- a CDS encoding RNA polymerase sigma factor, giving the protein MGETDGSQHDEAQSTWQAEHWPDVEAVYRAHVVDVWRFVCRRLHGNRDAADDVTSQVFMAMVEHADRFDPTRASIESWLFGIARHKLADHLRRAYREQKHHRAWQAMQPDFEPGPLEALGGPDTAEMNAVLDKLPTNERDALVWKYCDRLSTRRIADRMGRSEKACENLLYRARHRFRSLYNRLTEDQDHEVRR; this is encoded by the coding sequence TTGGGCGAGACCGACGGCTCTCAGCATGACGAGGCGCAGTCGACGTGGCAGGCCGAGCACTGGCCCGACGTCGAAGCGGTGTATCGCGCGCATGTGGTCGACGTCTGGCGGTTCGTCTGCCGTCGGCTGCATGGCAATCGTGATGCCGCGGATGATGTGACCAGTCAGGTGTTCATGGCCATGGTCGAGCACGCCGACCGCTTCGACCCGACCCGGGCGAGCATCGAGAGCTGGCTGTTCGGCATTGCCCGGCACAAGCTGGCGGACCACCTGCGACGGGCCTACCGCGAGCAGAAGCACCACCGCGCGTGGCAGGCCATGCAGCCTGACTTCGAGCCGGGGCCGTTGGAAGCCCTCGGCGGGCCGGACACTGCGGAGATGAACGCCGTGCTCGACAAGCTGCCGACCAACGAGCGCGACGCGCTGGTGTGGAAATATTGCGATCGGCTGAGTACTCGTCGCATCGCCGACCGCATGGGCCGATCGGAGAAGGCCTGCGAAAACCTGCTCTATCGCGCCCGGCATCGATTCCGTTCGCTTTACAACCGCCTCACTGAGGACCAAGACCATGAAGTCCGACGATGA
- a CDS encoding magnesium transporter MgtE N-terminal domain-containing protein, with protein sequence MGPQSLKGASAEPMLYAQHQSPCLNEAFDNREVATLLEHVAADDRMDLIQELPPEQQRAILAEMAEPERRETERLLTHLGLEVGVTAISWEVAQTHDEELSSS encoded by the coding sequence ATGGGCCCGCAATCGCTTAAAGGCGCCTCCGCAGAGCCGATGCTGTATGCACAGCACCAAAGCCCGTGCCTGAACGAGGCATTCGACAACCGGGAGGTAGCGACGCTGCTGGAGCATGTGGCCGCCGACGACCGCATGGACCTGATTCAGGAACTGCCACCCGAGCAGCAGCGGGCCATTCTTGCCGAGATGGCCGAGCCGGAGCGGCGGGAAACCGAGCGGCTGCTCACACATCTGGGACTCGAAGTCGGCGTGACCGCTATCAGTTGGGAGGTCGCGCAGACACACGACGAGGAACTCAGTTCCTCTTGA
- a CDS encoding ATP-binding protein, with amino-acid sequence MIQPVRVSLANKCQLLFGAAVILILTAALAVVWLRMHTLVELGPQKRAADLAEMWLAGQLQLGGAALRPDRSVQSLPPEVQLTLTLVERSDFDRVVERDPFLGQAIERFELRPSANDWFGRTEDIAGDVYYRYVRAIRDTPTAVDADADADDAAAGHALRQVLVIHLRDRDAPAQHMVNRIYTIAAGTFAGLLAVGVFWFITTRLILSPVRLLRDVTRKVADGDLNLRSDINTGDEFQELSDAFNTMLEHLNEQQQQLRSVNKSLDLKLGELAESNVALYEANKVKGEFLANVSHELRTPLNSMIGFAEVLQETLADREGPMDEKRKRYVQHIITASRRLLELINDLLDLAKIEAGRAELNIAPVSLADTCEGLINLMRPQSSKRNVLLKQKIEPNLPLVHTDAGKLQQILFNFLANAVKFTPPAGVVTLSVKHIPPTRPGGHAFVRLSVSDTGPGIATEDQERIFEKFTQLDPSVTREVGGTGLGLTISKELADLLHGRIEVDSDVGQGATFSITIPVIFEKRSAPLMPEIA; translated from the coding sequence ATGATCCAACCGGTTCGCGTGAGCCTTGCGAACAAGTGTCAACTGCTGTTCGGAGCGGCGGTGATCCTCATCCTCACCGCGGCGCTGGCGGTGGTGTGGCTGCGCATGCATACACTGGTCGAGCTCGGGCCACAGAAGCGGGCCGCCGACCTCGCGGAGATGTGGCTGGCGGGCCAACTGCAACTCGGCGGGGCCGCGCTTCGTCCGGACCGGTCGGTGCAGTCCCTGCCACCCGAGGTTCAACTGACGCTCACGCTGGTGGAGCGGTCGGACTTCGATCGCGTCGTTGAGCGTGACCCGTTCCTCGGCCAGGCGATCGAGCGGTTCGAGCTACGTCCGTCTGCAAACGACTGGTTCGGCCGAACGGAAGACATCGCCGGCGACGTCTACTACCGCTATGTCCGTGCCATTCGCGATACGCCGACCGCGGTCGATGCTGACGCCGACGCCGACGACGCTGCTGCCGGTCACGCGCTTCGGCAGGTGCTTGTGATACACCTGCGCGATCGCGACGCTCCGGCGCAGCACATGGTCAACCGCATTTACACCATCGCCGCGGGCACGTTCGCGGGTCTGCTGGCCGTCGGTGTGTTCTGGTTCATTACCACCCGGCTGATCCTCTCCCCCGTCCGCCTGCTGCGCGATGTGACGCGCAAGGTGGCCGACGGCGATCTGAACCTCCGCTCGGATATCAACACCGGCGACGAGTTCCAGGAACTCTCCGACGCGTTCAACACCATGCTCGAACACCTCAACGAGCAGCAGCAGCAGCTCCGCTCGGTGAACAAAAGCCTCGACCTCAAACTCGGCGAGCTGGCGGAGAGCAATGTCGCGCTCTATGAAGCGAACAAGGTGAAGGGGGAGTTTCTCGCCAACGTTTCACACGAATTGCGCACGCCGTTGAATTCGATGATCGGCTTCGCCGAGGTGTTGCAGGAAACGCTTGCCGACCGCGAAGGTCCGATGGATGAGAAGCGCAAGCGATACGTGCAGCACATCATCACCGCCAGCCGACGGTTGCTGGAGTTGATCAACGACCTGCTGGACCTGGCCAAGATCGAGGCCGGCCGTGCTGAGCTGAACATCGCCCCCGTCAGCCTGGCGGACACCTGCGAAGGGCTGATCAACCTCATGCGTCCGCAGTCGAGCAAGCGGAATGTGCTGTTGAAGCAGAAGATCGAGCCGAACCTGCCGCTTGTGCATACTGATGCCGGCAAGTTGCAGCAGATTCTGTTCAACTTCCTCGCGAACGCCGTGAAATTCACCCCGCCCGCAGGGGTGGTGACGTTGTCGGTGAAGCACATTCCGCCGACGCGGCCCGGCGGGCACGCATTCGTCCGCCTCAGCGTCAGCGACACCGGCCCGGGTATCGCGACGGAAGATCAGGAACGCATCTTCGAGAAGTTCACTCAGCTCGATCCATCCGTGACCCGCGAAGTTGGCGGCACGGGCCTGGGCCTGACCATCAGCAAGGAACTTGCCGACCTGCTGCACGGCCGCATCGAGGTTGATAGCGACGTCGGCCAGGGCGCAACGTTCAGCATCACCATCCCCGTCATTTTCGAAAAACGCAGCGCCCCCCTGATGCCCGAAATCGCGTAA
- a CDS encoding type II secretion system protein: MNDKDQRPGRPRSGFTIIELLVVLAIIGLLIGLLMPALSQARRSAQRVGCAAALKQIGAGWVMYTDDFPDVLPVARNLPRPHDEAQPDDITIIKVLEYYIDEPQAFRCPGDDRNYFESMGTSYEYHFALLSLEPGAERIAAQWAKQNPDLAPVLSDAAVFHPTSAEPYFHQTVYYDGHVSGLIDLDALPFPVEVN, encoded by the coding sequence ATGAACGACAAAGATCAACGACCGGGACGACCCCGCAGCGGGTTCACCATCATCGAGCTGCTGGTGGTGCTCGCCATCATCGGCCTGCTCATCGGCTTGCTGATGCCAGCCCTGTCGCAGGCCCGCCGTTCGGCGCAGCGGGTTGGTTGCGCGGCGGCGCTGAAGCAGATCGGCGCAGGCTGGGTGATGTACACCGACGATTTCCCCGATGTGTTGCCGGTGGCGCGGAATCTGCCACGCCCGCACGACGAAGCGCAGCCGGATGATATTACGATCATCAAAGTGCTCGAGTATTACATCGACGAACCGCAGGCGTTCCGCTGCCCCGGTGACGACCGCAATTACTTCGAGTCAATGGGGACGAGCTACGAGTACCATTTCGCGTTACTTTCCTTGGAACCCGGCGCCGAACGGATCGCGGCGCAATGGGCAAAGCAGAACCCGGACCTCGCACCGGTGCTGTCGGATGCGGCCGTATTTCACCCCACCAGCGCCGAGCCGTATTTTCACCAGACCGTGTACTACGATGGCCATGTGAGCGGCTTGATTGATCTGGACGCGTTGCCATTTCCGGTGGAGGTCAACTGA